In the Elusimicrobiota bacterium genome, TCATCACTCCGGCCATGAGCTTCTGCGCCACGGCCAACTCCATCCTGCACGCAGGCGCAGTCCCGGTCTTCGTCGATTCGGAGGATTCGACCGGGAACATCGACGCCGCCCTCATCCAGCGCAGGATCACGCGGCGCACCAAGGCCATCATGCCGGTGCATCTTTACGGGCACCTCTGCGACATGCGGAGCATCCGCCGACTGGCCGACCGGCACGGCCTATGCGTCATCGAAGACGCCGCGCACTGCCTCGAGGGAGCCCGCGACGGGGTGCGGGTCGGGCAGCTGGGCGACGCCGCCGCCTTCAGCTTCTACGCGACGAAGAGCATCACCTCGGGAGAGGGCGGCGCGCTCAGCGTCCACGACCGCCGGCGCGGCGACCTGTTGCGGCGCCTCCGCCTCCATGGAATCGACAAGGGAGCCGCGGATCGCTATACCAAGAAGTACCGGCACTGGGACATGACCGCACTGGGCTGGAAGTACAACATGGACAACATCCAGGCCGCTCTTCTCCTCGGCCAGCTCGGGGAGGCGGACAAGCTCTGCGCGCGGCGCCGCCGCATCGCAGACGCCTACGAACGCGGTCTCGCCGGCGTCCCCGGCATCACGCTCCTGCGCACGGCCCCGCGGACGGAGCACGGCCGGCACCTCTTCACCATCCGGGTCCCCGCGCCCC is a window encoding:
- a CDS encoding DegT/DnrJ/EryC1/StrS family aminotransferase: MKRIEFFKHNIAERDIRRASKVLRSIFLTTGAEVGALEDGLRRYLGTEDVVGFTSCTAALHLALLAWDIGPGDEVITPAMSFCATANSILHAGAVPVFVDSEDSTGNIDAALIQRRITRRTKAIMPVHLYGHLCDMRSIRRLADRHGLCVIEDAAHCLEGARDGVRVGQLGDAAAFSFYATKSITSGEGGALSVHDRRRGDLLRRLRLHGIDKGAADRYTKKYRHWDMTALGWKYNMDNIQAALLLGQLGEADKLCARRRRIADAYERGLAGVPGITLLRTAPRTEHGRHLFTIRVPAPRRDGILSRLQDAGVGVAVNYRPIHLLSYYRSRFGYAPGAFPVAERIGAETLSLPLYPKLQDPEVRAVIRAVRETMTRHG